The Bdellovibrio bacteriovorus W nucleotide sequence TGTAAGTGGCGACGCGATACCGGGTCTTTCGTTAGAAACAGGGGCCTATATTATTTCAGTCAGAGCTGTTGACGCCGCCGGGAATCGCGGAAAGATTTCTTCGACGGAATGGATCTATCAAGTGGACTGTTCGAATCTGAATACGACCCTAGCAGGCACTTATTGTGACTCCGGTGTTATCTATGCGGGGAAATTAGCACCTGGGGCAGAGTCAGGGGGAGCATCGGTAGATCACTACATGGTGACTCCGGGCGGATGTGAGCCAACTCCAGACTCCGTTCGAGTTGGATCTATAGGAGTCTGGGCTTATCCAAGTGGGCGATTTACTCCGCAATGCGATCACGTATTGGATCAAAACCTTGTTCGCTGGAGCAATCAAACTTTTGATATTCCCGACATTTTTGGCTACGAGAATAGCCAAGGGACAGGTTTTGGACTTATCAATAAGGATCTTCAATACGGCTCTGTGAATACAAATTTCATTGTTTTCTATGCCAGCTCTTCAAGGTACTATCCAGCGGCGCAATATTGTGCAAATTTGGATTACGGAGGTTTTTCAGATTGGTTTTTACCAAATCGGTATGAGCTAAATCTTCTCTATACGAATCGTTCTAAGATCAATGGCTTAGAGAAAAAGAAATCTGGATTTGAAGGAAGGTATCTGTCGTCGACCGAAGCTCCTCCGCGGGATGAAATGGTGTGGATGCAAGATATGTCATATGGGGAGCAGTCCGCTCATTGGAAAGAATCTCGAGATACTTTGTTCAGATGTATGAGAAGAGTTTCTACTCCTTAAATAAAAAAAGCGCTTTGATAAGCGCTTTTTTTATTTCTAGTTCAACTTTTAAAACCCACCCGTGGAGCCCACCTTACGGCGATCTTCCTCACCAAAAGGAAGAACGTCTTCTGGTGCCTCATAAGGGCGTGCTTCACGAGCCGATGACTGAGGGAAGTTAAGCACCTTTGAAGCTTCCGACTGTGAGCCAGAGGCGACTTGAGGGGAAGCAGCTGCGCTCACCCCATGAACGATGCTGCTCAAGGCGCCAGCTAGATCAGACATCTGCTTTGCTTGCGCACTGATCTCTTCTGAGGAGGCGGCAATTTCTTCGGAACTTGCAGCATTGCCTTGAGAAACTTCATCCAGTTGATTCATGGCACGGCTAATTTGCTCAATGCCTGTTGTCTGCTCATTGCTAGCAGCAGAGATTTCGCTATTCAGGCTTGAAACCTTTTGAACAGAAGAGACGATGCTCATCAGGGCTGCTCCAGATTTATCAGCCATCTTACAGCCATTGTCGACCTTATGGGCGCTATCGCGAATCAGCTCGCCGATATCTTTTGCGGCAATCGCTGAACGTTGAGCAAGGCTGCGAACCGCGTCAGCAACGACGGCAAAACCTTTTCCTTGTTCTCCAGCTCTAGCTGCCTCAACGGCGGCATTCAGAGCCAAGAGATTGGTCTGAAAAGAAATATCATCAATCACTGCAATAATCTCTTCGATTTTCTTCGAAGAGGCCGCGATTTCATGCATAGAAGAAATCAAAGATCCCATCTCGCGATGCCCTTGTTCAGCAATGGCACAAGAGTCATTGGAAAGAGTGGCTGCTTGTTTTGCATGATCCGAGTTGATTTTAACCATGGCAGAGAGTTCTTCTAAAGATGCTACAGTCTCTTCCAAAGAAGCTGCGGATTGAGTGGAGGTTTCAGAGAGAACCTGTCCCGCTCCGCTGAGTTGATGGATGGCAAAAGAAAGTTGTTGGCCGGAACCGGCGAGATCTCCGACAACTTGACCAATAGATTTAGAAACACGATGAGCAATAATCATCAATGTCGCAAATAATGAAAGCGCACAGATTAGTGCAATGCCAATCAGAACTTGGGCTTGTCGCGCGCGTTCGTCTTTTTGCAGCTGATTGTTTTCAACAGAGATTTTTTCAAAAAGACGCATATTCGCCGCGATAGCATCTTGAACAGAGATGGCTAGGACGTGCCACTCTCCGAAGTTCATGTATGTGTACGCCTTGGCATCAGACTCAGGGCTTGTGTCAGCAATGAGTTTTAAGAGCTCTTCGGTCTTAGCGTAAAAGAGATCCTTATCGGCTCGCGCCTTGGCGTAGTTTTTTTCCTCTTCTTCAGAGTGATAAGCTTTTTCATAGTCTTCTTGTGCTTTTTTAAATTGCTTAAAAGCCCCGCCGGCGCGGTCTAAGAATTTTTGACGAGCTTCAGGGTTTTCATTCGAGGCAAGGGCTGCCCAAATAAAGTATCCCACACGTGCTCTCTGAGTACCCATCTCTCCAAGAGAATCCATATTGGGAATAATCTGGGTATAGGTCTCATTTAATAAACCACCGAGTTTATTCATTGAGTGCAGAGAAATACCTGTTAAGAGGGCAAAGGCTACAACTGGAAGAAATGCAGAAATAAAAAGCTTACCCTTTAAACCACGAAACCAAGATGACATGAATAGACTCCTTCGAAGAAACGATCTGGTTCAAGGTGTTTCGACGGAAGAGTGACGAACCTTTAATGAATATTGGTCGGTTGTAAGTATTAAAGTGTTTTTAAAACTGAAACTATTTTTATTCTCAATATAGAACGAATGCTGTCGCCCCATAATGGGAATAGGGCGACAAAGGTATTAGCCTCTCCAGAGGCCACTGAGCCAGCGGAAAATTTCTGTGCGACGTACGCCGATGTCGAAATGAGTTCCATCGAACTCGACGTATTCGTGAGGGATGTGGTGATTTTTTAAGAGGTCAGAAATTTGGCGCGCTCCAAATTGAAGATGGAAGTTGTCCTTGTTGCCGACATCCAGGTAAATCCCTTCAAGCTTTTTGAGCTGCACAAGGCGCTCTGCTAAAAAATGAAGCGGATCAAAGGAAAGCCATTTTTGCCATTCACTTTCAATGACAAGTCCTGTGTGAGAATCCACTGGCAGTGTAAAGTCACCATGTTCCCCTTTGGCAGAGTAGCAAGAGGCCATTCCGAAAACATTTAAGACCGTGTGCCAGTTGCGGAGCTTCGTAAGCTTTCCAGCGCGCAGTTCTTCTAAAGCGCGAAAGCCCGAGCGATTGAATTTTTCCCAGAGAGGAAGGACAGGGTAGATTTCGGGCAAAAGGCTAGCTTGAAAAAATGAGTCGGGTGCGATGGCGCCAATGAGACCAAAAACCTCCGGAAACTTTGAGCCGAGGTGAAGAGCACCATAGCCACCGCTAGACCCGCCCATGATACACCAAGTGCTCGGGTCCTTCGAAACAGGAAACGAAGCCTGAATCAGAGGCACAATCTCTTGAATGATATAGTCCTCGTATCGCCCTGTGGCCGCTGAGTTGATAAACTGTGAACCTCCCCAGGTCGTCATGGCATCTACAAAAACATAAAGGGCTGTCGGAGCCTCACCGCGGCCGTATGCCAGATCAAGTTCTTGAACGGTGTTGAGCTGATTGAACTTGGGATTGAAGTAATAAGGGGCATTGCCGGTAAAACCGCCCAGTATAAAAACAACAGGGAGGGGGCCATGGGGGTTTTTGGGTTCTAAAACGGGAATAAATCGAACGGAAGGATCTTTGAGAGGATTATCCTTTAAAACCTCGCTTTCAAGGCGCAGGGTTTTCGGGAAAAAGTGCTCGATTTCGTAAGTTCTTGTATTTTCAAGTATTTGAGAATTAATCATGGGCCATTATAGGCACTTGGGCTTGGGGGTTTTGAAGCTATTTTTTAGGCGCGGCGCATCTTTGACTCCATAGACTTCATCGATTTGCGGGAACGGAGACTGGGGAGGGGCTTCGCCTTTCGGTAACCCCTTAAAAAAGCTTGATTTTGGCAGGCATTAATCCTAAAACCATGAGTTCGTAATTATAACTGGCTAGGGCATGACTAAGAGCTGTTCCCATCGGAAGAGACGCCTTATCGGTAGCAAGGTACTTACTATGAAAATGCGCACGCATTCAGGTGCTAAAAAACGCATGAAATTGACTGCAAGTGGTAAAGTTAAGAAGAAGAGCACTCGTCTTCGTCACTTAAACTCACACATGAGCTCCAAAGTAAAAAGACAACTAGGTAAAACATCATACGTTGAAGATGCGAACATGCTACAAGCACGTCGCTGCTTGGTGTTCTAATTTTAGTTTTGTCTTAAAGATTTTAAAGAATATTTGGAGTAAAAAATGGCTCGTGTAAAAAGTGGTAAAACCAACAAAGCTCGTCACAAAAAGGTTCTAAAAAGAACATCTGGCTTCTACGCTGCAGGTTCTCGTTCATACACTCATGCAGTTGAGAAAATGGACCGCGCAATGGCTTACGCCTACCGCGATCGTAAAGTTAACAAACGTAACTTCCGTACTCTATGGACTCAGCGTATTAACGCTGCAGCTCGTTTGAATGGAACTACTTACTCTCGTCTAATCGGTGGCTTGATCAAAGCTGGTATCGAAGTTGACAGAAAAGTTCTAGCTGACATCGCTATTAACGATGCAGCAGGATTTACTGCACTTTGCAAACACGCTTTGGCTTTATGCCAAAGCTCTGTTGCGAGGAGCGCTAAATGAAAGAGTCCCACTCACAGTTTGAACAACGTAAGCGCGATCACATAAGGATCGCCTTAGACCCGAAGTCTCAGACAGAAGGTCAAAGTGGGTTGGACTCGATCGAATTAATCCATGAGGCTTTGCCAGACATGGATTTTGAAGAGGTCGAAATTTCGGCCTCTTTTTCATTTCAAAAACAGTCTCTTTCTTTAAGTTCACCTATATTTATATCTTCGATGACCGCAGGGCATGCCCAAGGGGAATCCATTAATCGTGCATTAGCGCGCTTAAGTGATCGTCGTCAGATTTTGATGGGTGTTGGTTCACAAAGAAAAGAACTGAGTGATTCCAATGCAGCCCTTGAGTGGAAGAAGGTTCGCGAGCAAGCGCCGAATGCAAGACTCATCGGAAATATTGGAATCAGTCAGTTAATTAAAACACCTCTTAGAGACATTCAAAATCTAGTAGAGAGTTTAGAGGCCTGTGCTCTCTTTATTCATCTCAATCCTCTTCAAGAGGTGATCCAACCAGAGGGAACTCCACAGTTTAAAGGTGGGCTGAAGGCTATCGCTGAGGCTGCTAAGTCTTTAAGTGTTCCTGTGGTCATCAAAGAGGTGGGCTCAGGTTTTTCGGTGAGCACCTTACAGCGACTGCAAGAGGCCGGTGTGGCCGCTGTGGATGTCAGCGGCAAAGGCGGAACTCACTGGGGGCGAGTCGAGACTTACCGCTCTTTAGAGGAAAGTTCTACATACCAAGTAGGGCAAACCTTTGCGAACTGGGGAATTAGCACAGTTCAGTCTTTGATGAATGCAAAAACAGCCCAAGTAGGGTATGAAGTATGGGCTTCCGGTGGAGTGAGAAACGGCCTTGATGTCGCAAAACTCTGTGCACTGGGCGCGCAAAAAGTTGGTATGGCTCAGCCATTTTTAATGGCGGCTTTAGCTGGTTGTGAGCAAAAAGACGGAACGTCTGATAAATTTGATGATGAGAAAAGTGACCTGTCCTTGAATGCTTTCTTAGATCGAATGGAATTGGAGCTTAAGACAGCTCTGTTCTGCACGGGGGCACGCACACTTCGAGACCTTGAATCGAAGCTTTCAACTTAGAGGCGAGTATGATGACAAAAAAACTAGAAGATATTTTCAAAGGATTTTCCAAGTTGTCTCGCGAAGAGCGTCTAGAGGCTCTTCAATCTGTAGGCGCGCTTAAACCTGAAGAAGCGCAATTTCTTTCAGAAGGTGGGTTGAAAGATACGAGCCTTGGTGAAAAGTTTATTGAAAATGTGATCGGCTATTTCCAACTGCCTTTGGGCGTTGCTACGAACTTCAATATCGACGGAAAAGATTTTGTTATTCCAATGGCCGTCGAAGAAACTTCGATTGTCGCTGCTGTTTGTAAAACGGCGAAATGGATTCGCGAATCAGGCTCTATTACGACTGAAGTTTTAGGCAACGAAATTATCGGGCAAATTCAATGTGCAAAGATCAAAAATTTTGCAAGTTTTGAAAAACAAATTCTTTCTCAGAAAAACTTCCTTATCGACTTAGCTAATCGCGAAGTGGCGTTTGGCCTAGTTCGACGTGGCGGTGGCGTGACTGATCTACGTGTGCGTCAAGTGCCTCGCGGTGATGGGCAAGACATGGCCGTGATTCATATTCTGATGGACCCTTGTGATGCAATGGGTGCCAATATCATGAATCAAGTTTGTGAATTTTTAAAAAATCCTATTGAGGAGTTCACTGGCGAAAAAGTCACCATGTGTATTCTTTCAAATCTTGTGGATTCAAAAGTGACTCGCGCCACGGTTCATATTCGTAACGTCGATCCCGAGCTTGCAGAAAAGATTGAAGAAGCTTCTTTATTTGCTCAGCAAGACCCTTACCGTGCGGCGACGAATAACAAAGGTGTTCTTAACGGAATTGATCCAGTGGTTATCGCTACTGGCAATGACTGGAGAGCTGTTGAGGCAGGGATTCATGCCTACGCGGCTCGTGATGGTCAGTATCGCTCGATCACTCGTTGGCACCGTGATGGTGAAGGTGGGTTGATCGGGATTTTTGAAGCTCCATTGGTTGTCGGAAC carries:
- a CDS encoding chemotaxis protein (COG0840 Methyl-accepting chemotaxis protein); translation: MSSWFRGLKGKLFISAFLPVVAFALLTGISLHSMNKLGGLLNETYTQIIPNMDSLGEMGTQRARVGYFIWAALASNENPEARQKFLDRAGGAFKQFKKAQEDYEKAYHSEEEEKNYAKARADKDLFYAKTEELLKLIADTSPESDAKAYTYMNFGEWHVLAISVQDAIAANMRLFEKISVENNQLQKDERARQAQVLIGIALICALSLFATLMIIAHRVSKSIGQVVGDLAGSGQQLSFAIHQLSGAGQVLSETSTQSAASLEETVASLEELSAMVKINSDHAKQAATLSNDSCAIAEQGHREMGSLISSMHEIAASSKKIEEIIAVIDDISFQTNLLALNAAVEAARAGEQGKGFAVVADAVRSLAQRSAIAAKDIGELIRDSAHKVDNGCKMADKSGAALMSIVSSVQKVSSLNSEISAASNEQTTGIEQISRAMNQLDEVSQGNAASSEEIAASSEEISAQAKQMSDLAGALSSIVHGVSAAASPQVASGSQSEASKVLNFPQSSAREARPYEAPEDVLPFGEEDRRKVGSTGGF
- a CDS encoding enterochelin esterase (COG0627 Predicted esterase), coding for MINSQILENTRTYEIEHFFPKTLRLESEVLKDNPLKDPSVRFIPVLEPKNPHGPLPVVFILGGFTGNAPYYFNPKFNQLNTVQELDLAYGRGEAPTALYVFVDAMTTWGGSQFINSAATGRYEDYIIQEIVPLIQASFPVSKDPSTWCIMGGSSGGYGALHLGSKFPEVFGLIGAIAPDSFFQASLLPEIYPVLPLWEKFNRSGFRALEELRAGKLTKLRNWHTVLNVFGMASCYSAKGEHGDFTLPVDSHTGLVIESEWQKWLSFDPLHFLAERLVQLKKLEGIYLDVGNKDNFHLQFGARQISDLLKNHHIPHEYVEFDGTHFDIGVRRTEIFRWLSGLWRG
- a CDS encoding 50S ribosomal protein L35 (COG0291 Ribosomal protein L35), translated to MKMRTHSGAKKRMKLTASGKVKKKSTRLRHLNSHMSSKVKRQLGKTSYVEDANMLQARRCLVF
- the rplT gene encoding 50S ribosomal protein L20 (COG0292 Ribosomal protein L20); translated protein: MARVKSGKTNKARHKKVLKRTSGFYAAGSRSYTHAVEKMDRAMAYAYRDRKVNKRNFRTLWTQRINAAARLNGTTYSRLIGGLIKAGIEVDRKVLADIAINDAAGFTALCKHALALCQSSVARSAK
- a CDS encoding isopentenyl pyrophosphate isomerase (COG1304 L-lactate dehydrogenase (FMN-dependent) and related alpha-hydroxy acid dehydrogenases), translating into MKESHSQFEQRKRDHIRIALDPKSQTEGQSGLDSIELIHEALPDMDFEEVEISASFSFQKQSLSLSSPIFISSMTAGHAQGESINRALARLSDRRQILMGVGSQRKELSDSNAALEWKKVREQAPNARLIGNIGISQLIKTPLRDIQNLVESLEACALFIHLNPLQEVIQPEGTPQFKGGLKAIAEAAKSLSVPVVIKEVGSGFSVSTLQRLQEAGVAAVDVSGKGGTHWGRVETYRSLEESSTYQVGQTFANWGISTVQSLMNAKTAQVGYEVWASGGVRNGLDVAKLCALGAQKVGMAQPFLMAALAGCEQKDGTSDKFDDEKSDLSLNAFLDRMELELKTALFCTGARTLRDLESKLST
- a CDS encoding hydroxymethylglutaryl CoA reductase (COG1257 Hydroxymethylglutaryl-CoA reductase), which codes for MTKKLEDIFKGFSKLSREERLEALQSVGALKPEEAQFLSEGGLKDTSLGEKFIENVIGYFQLPLGVATNFNIDGKDFVIPMAVEETSIVAAVCKTAKWIRESGSITTEVLGNEIIGQIQCAKIKNFASFEKQILSQKNFLIDLANREVAFGLVRRGGGVTDLRVRQVPRGDGQDMAVIHILMDPCDAMGANIMNQVCEFLKNPIEEFTGEKVTMCILSNLVDSKVTRATVHIRNVDPELAEKIEEASLFAQQDPYRAATNNKGVLNGIDPVVIATGNDWRAVEAGIHAYAARDGQYRSITRWHRDGEGGLIGIFEAPLVVGTVGGVTALHPTAMMSMRMLGTQSANELSRVMAAVGLVQNLGALKALTTVGIIEGHMKLHTKNLALGAGAEEKELPLVQKKLEEILAVRKRISLSNAIEVLMELRQTQHASQTQHHS